One genomic window of Halorhabdus sp. CBA1104 includes the following:
- a CDS encoding NADH:ubiquinone oxidoreductase: protein MSEKPTAAFFDFAGCEGDQLEIVNLEERLLDLVEVVEVVSFREAMSEHSEDYDIAFVEGSITTPHDVERLEAVRSNANIVISIGSCSAFGGINSIRNEQDFQTVKERAYGADAAMFDDPDAELFDSFEQAQPAKAFVDVEYEIPGCPIDSEEFIQTLTAILQGGDPSLANHPVCVDCKLAENTCAFDRGEICLGPITRGGGCDATCVSQGTRCWGCRGMVDNPAENAYSEVLQEYGVTTDELVNEFTLYWSWQREHGPQAKAQGIEQ, encoded by the coding sequence ATGAGTGAGAAACCAACGGCCGCCTTTTTCGACTTCGCCGGGTGCGAGGGCGATCAACTCGAAATTGTCAACCTCGAGGAGCGCCTGCTCGACCTCGTCGAGGTCGTCGAGGTGGTCAGCTTCCGGGAGGCGATGTCCGAACACAGCGAGGACTACGACATCGCGTTCGTCGAGGGCTCGATCACGACACCCCACGACGTCGAACGGCTCGAAGCAGTGCGCTCGAACGCCAACATCGTCATTTCGATCGGATCCTGTTCGGCGTTTGGCGGCATCAACTCGATTCGGAACGAACAGGACTTCCAGACGGTCAAAGAGCGGGCCTACGGCGCGGACGCGGCGATGTTCGACGACCCGGACGCCGAATTGTTCGACTCCTTCGAGCAAGCCCAGCCCGCCAAGGCGTTCGTCGACGTCGAATACGAGATCCCTGGCTGTCCAATCGACAGCGAGGAGTTCATCCAGACGCTCACCGCCATCCTGCAGGGTGGCGATCCGTCGTTGGCGAACCACCCCGTCTGCGTCGACTGCAAACTCGCGGAGAACACTTGCGCGTTCGACCGGGGTGAAATCTGTCTCGGCCCGATCACGCGTGGCGGCGGCTGCGATGCGACCTGCGTCTCCCAGGGCACCCGCTGTTGGGGCTGTCGAGGGATGGTCGACAATCCAGCCGAAAACGCCTACAGCGAGGTGCTTCAGGAGTACGGAGTGACCACCGACGAACTGGTCAACGAGTTCACGCTCTACTGGAGCTGGCAGCGTGAACACGGGCCCCAGGCCAAAGCGCAGGGGATAGAACAATGA
- a CDS encoding FAD/NAD(P)-binding protein: MHSSTTGKFDIGENEYEPVNGLITRAKSFTGDDKLYEIQLPDGEELGHQPGQFVQLLVPGVGEAPFSITSSPTKPGPFELTVRSVGNVTKAIHNLEPGDTVGVRGPYGTGFDPAVLEREDILFIAGGIGLAPLRSIINYTLDERERFGELTTVYGCKEPAEQLYPDEIEEWADGDEMEYLETVDQCPEDQEWDGQTGVITTIIPEVDIDVETTNVLVCGPPVMYQFVLQELDDMGVPDEHIYLSLERNMHCGRGLCGHCQINELYVCTDGPVFHYPEVRDKEEAEV, from the coding sequence ATGCACAGTAGTACGACGGGCAAATTCGACATCGGCGAAAACGAATATGAGCCGGTCAATGGGCTCATCACCAGGGCCAAGTCCTTCACCGGCGACGACAAACTCTACGAGATTCAGCTCCCGGACGGCGAAGAACTCGGCCATCAGCCAGGGCAGTTCGTCCAGCTACTGGTTCCGGGTGTCGGCGAAGCGCCGTTCTCTATCACGTCCTCGCCGACGAAACCAGGGCCGTTCGAGCTAACTGTCCGGTCTGTCGGCAACGTGACGAAGGCGATACACAACTTGGAACCAGGCGACACGGTTGGCGTTCGTGGCCCTTACGGGACTGGCTTCGATCCCGCGGTGCTCGAAAGGGAGGACATCCTGTTCATTGCCGGCGGCATCGGTCTGGCACCACTGCGGTCGATCATCAACTACACGCTTGACGAACGCGAGCGGTTTGGGGAACTGACGACAGTTTATGGCTGCAAAGAGCCAGCAGAGCAGCTATACCCGGACGAAATCGAGGAATGGGCCGACGGTGACGAGATGGAGTACCTGGAGACAGTCGATCAGTGTCCAGAGGACCAAGAGTGGGACGGTCAGACGGGAGTTATCACGACGATCATCCCGGAGGTCGACATCGACGTCGAGACGACGAACGTGCTGGTTTGTGGCCCGCCGGTGATGTACCAGTTCGTGCTCCAGGAACTGGATGACATGGGCGTCCCGGACGAGCACATCTACCTCTCGCTGGAACGCAACATGCACTGTGGTCGCGGTCTCTGTGGGCACTGCCAGATCAACGAACTGTACGTCTGTACGGACGGCCCGGTATTCCACTATCCAGAGGTTCGCGACAAAGAGGAGGCTGAAGTATGA
- a CDS encoding DUF5811 family protein has product MYGNTSFSGTSGTVVELSPEDRRAIRSDLSRVAAKTRDLLPGEYAVGAELTTSSEGPEAMVAVQPPVGSPVSAGYRPESETDLRIDDEECSELARGLAASAALQVKQAMGDASAAPAQ; this is encoded by the coding sequence ATGTATGGAAATACGTCGTTCTCGGGCACGTCCGGGACTGTAGTCGAGCTGTCGCCGGAAGACCGGCGCGCGATCCGAAGTGACCTCTCGCGCGTCGCCGCCAAGACCCGCGACCTCTTGCCCGGCGAGTACGCCGTCGGCGCGGAGCTGACGACCAGTTCCGAGGGGCCAGAAGCGATGGTCGCCGTCCAGCCGCCGGTCGGCTCGCCCGTCAGTGCTGGCTATCGGCCCGAATCCGAGACGGATCTACGGATCGACGACGAAGAGTGTTCGGAGCTCGCCCGCGGGCTCGCGGCCAGTGCCGCCCTGCAGGTCAAACAGGCGATGGGCGACGCGAGCGCAGCACCCGCACAATAA
- a CDS encoding winged helix-turn-helix domain-containing protein, which yields MATDQTRTAGSDVPDDPGDLLPEDSVLTLEEYLDMHATVGHRTRYEILYRLVHGGEMSPKELESALDVDDSTLHYHLNELLDVGLVEKRQRTERGQDGLYTYYRATVFGEVTLTDGVESLIRGEGEFDAMYDSSSR from the coding sequence ATGGCAACGGATCAGACGCGGACGGCCGGCAGTGATGTCCCGGACGATCCGGGGGACCTGCTGCCCGAGGACAGCGTCCTCACGCTCGAGGAGTACCTCGACATGCACGCCACCGTCGGCCACCGCACGCGCTACGAGATCCTCTATCGGCTCGTTCACGGCGGCGAGATGAGCCCAAAAGAACTCGAATCGGCGCTCGATGTCGACGACAGTACGCTCCATTACCACCTCAACGAACTCCTCGACGTCGGCCTCGTCGAGAAACGACAGCGTACCGAACGAGGCCAGGACGGACTGTACACGTACTACCGGGCGACCGTCTTCGGCGAGGTAACGCTCACTGACGGCGTTGAGTCGTTAATCCGCGGCGAAGGGGAGTTCGACGCGATGTACGACAGTTCGAGCCGCTAA
- a CDS encoding pyruvoyl-dependent arginine decarboxylase has translation MGTIRIVSGTGTGPTPTAAYDAALAEAGVHNYNLITLSSVIPANATIEAGVDVPNLGPPGQGLPVVEAEATTDSDEEVAAAIGWTREPEGPGIFYEVSGADEETVRNDVHAGLEAGRGLREWSFGEENLVIETTDATEEEYATAIVLAVYGQSHALV, from the coding sequence ATGGGAACGATTCGGATCGTCAGCGGCACGGGCACCGGCCCGACGCCGACGGCCGCCTACGACGCCGCCTTGGCCGAAGCCGGCGTCCACAATTACAATCTGATTACGCTCTCGTCAGTGATTCCGGCGAACGCGACCATCGAGGCCGGAGTCGACGTGCCGAATCTCGGCCCGCCCGGCCAAGGACTACCCGTCGTCGAGGCCGAGGCAACGACCGACAGCGACGAGGAGGTCGCAGCGGCGATCGGCTGGACGCGTGAACCCGAGGGTCCAGGCATCTTCTATGAAGTCTCGGGGGCCGACGAGGAGACCGTCCGAAACGACGTCCACGCGGGCCTCGAAGCCGGTCGCGGCCTCCGAGAGTGGTCGTTTGGCGAGGAGAATCTCGTCATCGAAACGACAGACGCGACCGAGGAAGAATACGCGACTGCGATTGTCCTCGCCGTGTACGGGCAGAGCCACGCGCTCGTCTGA
- a CDS encoding 4Fe-4S dicluster domain-containing protein, which yields MPQRETILEYRETEENFEMRAKAEPEGKVIVGIHPYDLFAIEQLDKIFIDTLRDEPYRQKRENSLLIGVNMQDASETAFAASMGTATTDTGYDLMLTDLGDRFAVNIGTLEGKEFLNSADVRKASAAEIQEVERIEDEVVPDLFEKELEFSPALLPTILEENYDNMDFWEDYSENCLSCGTCNMVCPTCYCFSVDMSRDLGENSGRETRRWDGCLLEDFASVAGDENFREEVAQRHRHRFMRKGWYIYERYGDIACIGCGRCTSGCVADVADPCDVYNKLHQEEQAHAQ from the coding sequence ATGCCACAGCGTGAGACGATTCTCGAATATCGCGAGACCGAGGAAAATTTCGAGATGCGTGCCAAGGCCGAGCCGGAGGGCAAAGTCATCGTCGGCATTCATCCGTACGATCTTTTCGCAATCGAACAACTCGACAAAATCTTCATCGACACACTCCGTGACGAGCCATACCGGCAAAAACGGGAGAATTCCCTGCTCATCGGGGTGAACATGCAGGACGCAAGCGAGACGGCTTTCGCCGCCAGCATGGGGACGGCCACGACCGACACGGGGTACGATCTCATGCTGACCGACCTGGGGGATCGATTCGCCGTCAACATCGGGACGCTAGAAGGCAAAGAGTTCCTCAATTCGGCAGACGTCAGAAAGGCCTCCGCCGCGGAGATCCAAGAAGTAGAACGAATCGAAGACGAAGTGGTCCCCGACCTCTTCGAGAAGGAACTCGAATTTTCGCCGGCATTGTTACCGACGATTTTAGAAGAAAACTACGATAACATGGACTTTTGGGAGGACTACTCCGAGAACTGTTTGTCCTGTGGCACCTGCAACATGGTCTGTCCGACGTGTTACTGCTTCAGCGTGGATATGAGCCGCGATCTCGGCGAAAACAGCGGTCGCGAGACTCGACGGTGGGACGGCTGCCTGCTTGAAGACTTCGCGTCGGTCGCTGGAGACGAGAATTTCCGGGAGGAGGTCGCCCAGCGCCACCGCCATCGGTTCATGCGGAAAGGGTGGTACATTTACGAACGATACGGCGACATCGCCTGTATCGGCTGTGGGCGCTGCACCTCGGGGTGTGTCGCCGACGTTGCCGATCCATGTGACGTCTATAATAAACTTCATCAGGAGGAACAGGCCCATGCACAGTAG
- a CDS encoding Ni/Fe hydrogenase subunit alpha produces MSENINIEGDLLTRVEGHGELVVNAVDGQLEECEWQVVESPRFFESMVVGRSWDEIHHIVSRICGICSVTHTMAGLKAVEDAMDVELSEQDVMLRKLALAGETLQSHVLHLGYLALPDLVGQKSVVPMAQTHEEEVKTVVRLHKLGNELIETVAGRSTHAQRTIPGGFSQIPSEAELQDRRTSLEGSWSDVETVVDLVLSLADEFPDFTRETEYISLADSDEYALYDGVPYSSDTGELDLAEYRDIVNEHVVEQSTAKFTKHNRESYMVGALARFNNNYDQLSPKAKDIAEAFGLESVCHNPYLNNVAQLVETAHLIEHSIELIDSLLESGLDEQSDYHKPDVDVTAGQGVGAIEAPRGILFHDYTLDEEGTAVEGNCVIPTNQNHANIQQDMEELVPAIIDQPDTQIEHTLEMLVRAYDPCISCSTHYLDVEFVGSDGE; encoded by the coding sequence ATGAGTGAAAACATCAACATCGAGGGTGACCTCCTCACGCGCGTCGAAGGGCACGGTGAACTCGTCGTCAACGCTGTTGACGGCCAGCTCGAAGAGTGCGAATGGCAAGTGGTCGAATCGCCTCGGTTTTTCGAGTCGATGGTCGTTGGCCGGAGCTGGGACGAGATTCACCATATCGTCTCCCGGATCTGTGGCATCTGTTCGGTCACGCACACGATGGCCGGACTGAAAGCCGTCGAGGACGCTATGGACGTGGAACTGTCCGAGCAAGACGTCATGCTCCGGAAACTCGCACTGGCCGGGGAGACGCTCCAGAGCCACGTCCTACACCTGGGCTATCTCGCCTTGCCTGACCTCGTCGGCCAGAAATCCGTCGTGCCGATGGCCCAGACCCACGAGGAGGAAGTCAAGACGGTCGTCCGGCTGCACAAACTCGGCAACGAGTTGATCGAGACCGTCGCCGGGCGGTCGACGCACGCCCAGCGAACGATCCCCGGCGGCTTCTCGCAGATTCCCAGCGAGGCTGAACTCCAGGACCGCCGGACCTCGTTGGAAGGGTCCTGGAGCGACGTCGAGACGGTCGTAGATCTCGTCCTGTCGCTCGCGGACGAATTCCCCGATTTCACTCGCGAGACGGAATACATCTCGCTGGCTGATTCCGACGAGTACGCCCTTTACGATGGCGTGCCGTATTCTTCGGACACGGGCGAACTCGACCTCGCCGAATACAGGGATATCGTCAACGAACACGTCGTCGAACAGTCGACGGCGAAGTTCACCAAGCACAATCGTGAGTCGTACATGGTCGGGGCGCTGGCTCGGTTCAACAACAACTACGACCAGCTCTCTCCGAAGGCCAAAGACATCGCCGAGGCGTTCGGTCTCGAGTCAGTCTGTCACAACCCTTATCTGAACAACGTGGCCCAGCTCGTCGAGACAGCCCATCTCATCGAGCATTCGATCGAGTTGATCGACTCGTTACTCGAATCCGGGCTCGACGAGCAATCCGATTACCACAAACCCGACGTCGACGTGACGGCGGGGCAAGGTGTCGGTGCGATCGAAGCGCCGCGTGGCATCCTCTTCCATGACTACACCCTCGACGAGGAGGGCACAGCCGTCGAGGGCAACTGCGTGATCCCCACCAACCAGAATCACGCCAACATCCAGCAGGACATGGAGGAACTGGTCCCGGCGATCATCGACCAGCCTGACACCCAGATCGAGCACACCCTAGAAATGCTGGTCCGGGCCTACGACCCTTGTATCTCCTGTTCGACCCACTATCTGGATGTCGAATTCGTCGGGAGCGATGGCGAGTGA